The DNA region GATGCACGACAACGCCGATGTGAAGCTGCGCGGCGTCGTCGTCGGCCAGGTCCGCAACATCGCGGCCGACGGGAACGGGGCCCGGCTCACCCTGGCCATCGACCCCGACAAGCTCGACCGGATCCCGGCCGACGTGACCGCCCAGATGCTGCCCACCACACTCTTCGGGGAACGGTTCGTCGCCCTCGTACCGCCCGAACTGCCGTCCACGCAACCGCTGCGGGCCGGCTCCGTCATCCCGCAGGACCGCTCCAGCAACGCCATCGAGCTCGAGCAAGTCCTCGACAACGTCCTGCCGCTGCTGACCGCCGTCAAGCCGGAGAAGCTCGCCGCCACCCTGGGCGCGGTCTCCCAGGCCCTCGAAGGGCGCGGCGAGAAGCTCGGCGACACCCTCGTCACGCTCGACGCCCACCTGGCGAAGTTCAACCCCCAACTCCCCACGCTCAACGCCGACATCAAGGAACTCGTCAAGGTGAGCAAGGTGTACGGGGACGCCGCCCCCGATGTCCTCGACGCACTCACCGACTTCACCACCACCAGCGGCACCATCGCCGAACAGCAGGCACAGCTCGCCGGACTGTACGGGTCCACGACTGCCTCCGCGCGGGACCTCACCTCGTTCCTCCAGGAGAACAAGGACAACCTGATCCGGCTCTCCGCCACGAGCAGGCCGACGCTGGAACTGCTGGCGAAGTACTCCGACGAATTCCCCTGCACCCTGCGGACCATGGCCGGCTTCGTGCCCGCCATGGACAAGGCGCTCGGCAAGGGCACCGACCGGCCCGGACTCCACGTCACCATCAAGTCGGTGAAGTCGAAGGGCAAGTACGTGCCCGGCAAGGACACCCCGGTCTACAACTCGACCGGCGGACCACACTGCTACTCCGTGCCGTACGTGGGCAGAACCGTGCCGACCGCGGACGCCCGCACGGCGACGGCGGTCACCCCGCCCGGCACCGCATACGCCGACGAACCGGCCGGCACCCTGCCCTCGGCCACGGACTCCGCACTCGGCATGCCCAACTCCCCGCAGGAGAGCCGGCTCGTCAACGAGCTGGTCGCTCCCTCACTGAAAGTCCAGCCGCAGACCCTGCCCGACTGGAGCAGCGTGCTCATCGGTCCGGCCTTCCGCGGTGCGGAGGTGAAGCTCAAGTGAAGCGACGCTCTCTCGCCGCTCCGCTCACGAAATCGATCGTCTTCATCCTGGTGACCGTGCTGGCCACCACCGTGCTGGCACTGTCCATCGCCAACACCGGCGTCGGCGACACCACCACGTACCGGGCCAGGTTCACCGACGCCACCGGACTGGTCGTCGGCGACAGCGTCCGGATCGCCGGGGTCAAGGTCGGACAGGTCGAGTCCATCGAGGTGGCCGACAAGAGGCTCGCCGAGGTCGGTTTCGCCGTCCGCAAGGGGCGCAGGCTCCCCGCGTCGGTGACCGCCTCGATCAAGTACCTCAACATGGTCGGCCAGCGCTACATCGACCTCGACCAGGGGGCCGGGCCGGTCGGCAGGAGCTTCGACGCCGGAGAGAC from Streptomyces sp. NBC_01591 includes:
- a CDS encoding MCE family protein translates to MNSHRTQTVRRRLAGVTFLLVPAVLVWVSVSVYRKDFTDDATVTVRTSSVGNEMHDNADVKLRGVVVGQVRNIAADGNGARLTLAIDPDKLDRIPADVTAQMLPTTLFGERFVALVPPELPSTQPLRAGSVIPQDRSSNAIELEQVLDNVLPLLTAVKPEKLAATLGAVSQALEGRGEKLGDTLVTLDAHLAKFNPQLPTLNADIKELVKVSKVYGDAAPDVLDALTDFTTTSGTIAEQQAQLAGLYGSTTASARDLTSFLQENKDNLIRLSATSRPTLELLAKYSDEFPCTLRTMAGFVPAMDKALGKGTDRPGLHVTIKSVKSKGKYVPGKDTPVYNSTGGPHCYSVPYVGRTVPTADARTATAVTPPGTAYADEPAGTLPSATDSALGMPNSPQESRLVNELVAPSLKVQPQTLPDWSSVLIGPAFRGAEVKLK